A region of Pyxidicoccus parkwaysis DNA encodes the following proteins:
- a CDS encoding DJ-1/PfpI family protein, whose translation MSTQSLKGRKIAVLVESQFIAEELALYRERFEEDGAEVHFLANLYGQPHLELVSEVEEPCHTPKLMTVTRDVAHAAPEDYAAVIVAANYPSVRLRHFVPPDGPDGRPRPITPDMVRTAPAVRFFARAMRQPGIVKGALCHALWLLTPTPELLAGRRVICHEVVLADVTNAGGLYVPDASGVVVDGDLVTGRSFHQVSTFIDRIKDLLMASPPPDAPAIALQRPAALASAIAPGGSRRILIVLSNHGYWGEELVGPLEVFNRQGYDVEFATPDGRRPEALPPSMDASFIDPPLGRPVTTPEMARAVRKLDDSGPERSEQARLFDAPLNLSALLPERPYFSHPVLVRALEAYYRERDHALRAFERFDAMLLVGGSGPIVDLANNQRVHDLILGFLRMGKPIAAECYAVTCLAFAREVDDRRSILRNKHVTGHCLEYDYKDGTGFVGTDFNMGPPPYPLELILRDATAPEGQYHGNVGREQSVIVDYPFITGRSTPDSTLTGEKLVEVLEQGLRRWGW comes from the coding sequence ATGAGCACCCAGTCCCTGAAGGGCAGGAAGATTGCCGTCCTCGTCGAGAGCCAGTTCATCGCCGAGGAGCTCGCGCTGTACCGGGAGCGGTTCGAGGAGGACGGCGCGGAGGTCCACTTCCTCGCGAACCTGTATGGCCAACCCCACCTGGAGCTCGTGAGCGAAGTCGAAGAGCCCTGCCACACGCCGAAGCTGATGACCGTCACGCGCGACGTCGCTCACGCGGCCCCGGAGGACTACGCGGCCGTCATCGTCGCGGCCAACTACCCCAGCGTGCGGCTGCGCCACTTCGTCCCGCCGGACGGGCCGGATGGCAGGCCACGCCCCATCACCCCGGACATGGTCCGCACCGCTCCGGCGGTGCGGTTCTTCGCCCGCGCCATGCGGCAGCCGGGAATCGTCAAGGGCGCGCTGTGCCACGCGCTCTGGCTGCTGACGCCCACCCCGGAGCTGCTCGCGGGGCGCAGGGTCATCTGCCACGAGGTCGTGCTCGCGGACGTCACCAACGCCGGAGGCCTCTACGTGCCGGACGCCTCGGGCGTGGTGGTGGACGGCGACCTGGTGACGGGGCGCTCGTTCCACCAGGTCTCCACGTTCATCGACCGCATCAAGGACCTGCTCATGGCAAGCCCGCCTCCGGACGCTCCCGCCATCGCGCTGCAGCGTCCCGCCGCCCTGGCGTCCGCCATCGCGCCGGGCGGTTCGCGCAGAATCCTCATCGTCCTGTCCAACCATGGCTACTGGGGCGAGGAGCTGGTCGGCCCGCTGGAGGTCTTCAACCGTCAGGGCTACGACGTCGAGTTCGCCACCCCGGACGGACGGCGCCCCGAGGCCCTGCCTCCGAGCATGGACGCGAGCTTCATCGACCCGCCGCTCGGGCGTCCGGTGACCACCCCGGAGATGGCCCGCGCGGTGCGCAAGCTCGACGACTCCGGCCCCGAGCGGAGCGAGCAGGCCCGGCTGTTCGACGCTCCGCTGAACCTCTCGGCGCTCCTGCCCGAGCGGCCCTATTTCAGCCACCCCGTGCTGGTGCGCGCGCTCGAGGCCTACTACCGCGAGCGCGACCACGCCCTGCGAGCCTTCGAGCGGTTCGACGCGATGCTGCTGGTGGGCGGCAGCGGCCCCATCGTCGACCTGGCCAACAACCAGCGCGTGCATGACCTCATCCTCGGCTTCCTGAGGATGGGCAAGCCCATCGCCGCGGAGTGCTACGCGGTGACCTGCCTCGCCTTCGCGCGGGAGGTCGACGACCGGCGCAGCATCCTCCGCAACAAGCACGTGACCGGCCACTGCCTGGAGTACGACTACAAGGACGGCACCGGCTTCGTGGGCACCGACTTCAACATGGGCCCGCCGCCGTATCCGCTCGAGCTCATCCTCCGCGACGCGACGGCGCCGGAGGGGCAGTACCACGGCAACGTGGGCCGGGAGCAATCTGTCATCGTCGACTACCCGTTCATCACCGGCCGCTCCACTCCGGACTCCACCCTGACGGGCGAGAAGCTCGTCGAGGTGCTGGAGCAGGGCCTGCGCCGGTGGGGGTGGTGA
- a CDS encoding alpha-amylase family glycosyl hydrolase: MAVTVQFEYRTGLKRDVFRNARLTGSWGGRSQDSDAWPVIPMEPATAEDGCPCFRATVTFDESQVGHGFRWGVLVDGPGGRDQWAIAAEPGDTVAPRPVRTFVLGSEPSCERYFLTQGRRLGAQKYFPPGAGRPLARFAVWAPHARQVEVVFGTRDGGYIADDGTGLSPILPVLPMRRDAGGVWETEPEAAGALELEQLRFQPYMFRVTRSDGQVVYRTDLYSRCQMGRGTLNPRGRPHPGSRLEVNATVSCSVVVDPDQVTKHFSEPRWPEQEFVSEEEFWRDEYRPGRPVPRRVEDLVIYELHVGALGFGKEGAGTLEDAVALLGHLEALGVNAVELLPMSEFGGLPNWGYATTHYHAIEYKGGGRDQLKHFVRECHRRGIAVIMDVVYNHYHPDAERAEWMYDSNAHPENLYYWYEGRPEDYPDYERAAAQPGSTAAPGHGGYIDNQSTGYAPRFHEEQVRALFISSAVALMEEFHVDGFRVDQTTCMHSYNVFHANGQPASRANIAGARFLREWCRTLRLIRPGVMLMAEDHSGWDAVTTSVEEGGLGFDAAWYADFYHHLIGGPTRSMEFAKLLWTSGRAEGSPLAMGTFSGVLARTGQKKVVYHESHDEAGNGEGTRRTLVIAANMEAPSGERLRAAEARCRTIFGLSALSAGTPMFFMGEEVGAANDFRYDTFVSNREDLLGLRAGRGHHLFRYYQELIRLRGASEALRSRELEILATHDVNRVLAFRRWSGVEEYVVFVSLNDAPFSKGYELVHPRLASGIWKEIFNSDAERYGGSNVGNLGALLPSQGNGLRVVLPARGLIVLRRVDV, translated from the coding sequence ATGGCAGTCACCGTCCAATTCGAATACCGCACGGGGTTGAAACGAGACGTCTTCCGCAACGCCAGGCTCACCGGGAGCTGGGGAGGACGAAGCCAGGATTCAGACGCCTGGCCTGTCATCCCCATGGAGCCCGCCACGGCGGAGGATGGGTGCCCCTGCTTCCGCGCCACCGTGACGTTCGACGAGTCCCAGGTGGGGCACGGCTTCAGGTGGGGCGTCCTCGTGGACGGGCCCGGCGGGAGGGACCAGTGGGCCATCGCCGCCGAGCCCGGGGACACCGTCGCGCCCAGGCCCGTCCGCACCTTCGTGCTCGGCTCGGAGCCCTCGTGCGAGCGCTACTTCCTGACGCAGGGCCGCCGCCTCGGTGCCCAGAAGTACTTCCCCCCGGGCGCGGGCAGGCCGCTGGCGCGCTTCGCCGTCTGGGCTCCCCATGCGAGGCAGGTGGAGGTCGTCTTCGGCACGCGGGATGGCGGCTACATCGCGGATGACGGGACGGGCCTGTCGCCCATCCTTCCGGTGCTGCCCATGCGCCGCGACGCGGGCGGCGTCTGGGAGACGGAGCCCGAGGCGGCCGGGGCCCTGGAGCTCGAGCAGCTCCGGTTCCAGCCGTACATGTTCAGGGTGACCCGCTCCGACGGACAGGTCGTCTACAGGACCGACCTCTACTCGCGCTGTCAGATGGGCCGGGGGACCCTCAATCCCCGGGGGAGGCCTCATCCGGGAAGCCGGCTGGAGGTGAATGCCACCGTGAGCTGCTCTGTCGTGGTGGACCCCGACCAGGTGACGAAGCACTTCTCCGAGCCGCGCTGGCCGGAGCAGGAGTTCGTCTCGGAGGAGGAGTTCTGGCGTGACGAGTACCGCCCCGGTCGGCCCGTGCCTCGCCGGGTGGAGGACCTGGTCATCTACGAGCTGCACGTCGGAGCGCTGGGCTTCGGCAAGGAGGGAGCGGGCACCCTGGAGGACGCGGTGGCGCTGCTCGGCCACCTCGAGGCGCTCGGGGTCAACGCCGTGGAGCTCCTGCCGATGTCCGAGTTCGGCGGGCTGCCGAACTGGGGCTACGCCACCACGCACTACCACGCCATCGAATACAAGGGCGGAGGGCGCGACCAGCTCAAGCACTTCGTCCGCGAGTGCCACCGCCGTGGCATCGCCGTCATCATGGACGTCGTCTACAATCACTATCATCCCGACGCGGAGCGGGCGGAGTGGATGTATGACTCCAATGCCCATCCGGAGAACCTCTACTACTGGTACGAGGGCCGCCCCGAGGACTACCCCGACTATGAGCGGGCGGCGGCGCAGCCGGGCTCGACGGCGGCGCCGGGGCACGGGGGCTACATCGACAACCAGTCGACCGGGTACGCCCCGCGCTTCCATGAAGAGCAGGTCCGCGCGCTCTTCATCAGCAGCGCCGTCGCGCTGATGGAGGAGTTCCACGTCGACGGGTTCCGCGTGGACCAGACGACGTGCATGCACAGCTACAACGTGTTTCACGCCAACGGGCAGCCGGCCTCTCGCGCCAACATCGCCGGGGCCCGCTTCCTCCGGGAGTGGTGCCGCACGCTGCGCCTCATCCGCCCGGGTGTGATGCTCATGGCGGAGGACCACTCCGGCTGGGACGCGGTGACGACGTCGGTGGAGGAGGGCGGCCTGGGCTTCGACGCGGCCTGGTACGCCGACTTCTACCACCACCTCATCGGAGGACCGACGCGGAGCATGGAGTTCGCCAAGCTGCTCTGGACCTCGGGCAGGGCCGAGGGCTCGCCGCTGGCGATGGGCACCTTCTCGGGTGTGTTGGCCCGGACGGGCCAGAAGAAGGTCGTCTACCACGAGTCCCACGACGAGGCCGGCAATGGGGAGGGGACGCGGCGCACCCTCGTCATCGCCGCCAACATGGAGGCGCCGAGCGGCGAGCGCCTGCGGGCCGCCGAGGCACGCTGCAGGACCATCTTCGGGCTCTCCGCGCTCTCCGCGGGCACGCCCATGTTCTTCATGGGCGAGGAGGTCGGCGCCGCCAACGACTTCCGGTACGACACCTTCGTGAGCAACCGGGAGGACCTCCTGGGGCTGCGGGCGGGAAGGGGGCATCACCTCTTCCGCTACTACCAGGAGCTCATCCGCCTGCGCGGGGCCTCGGAGGCGCTGCGCTCGCGCGAGCTCGAAATCCTGGCCACGCACGACGTCAATCGCGTCCTCGCCTTCCGGCGCTGGAGCGGGGTGGAGGAGTACGTCGTCTTCGTCAGCCTCAACGACGCGCCGTTCTCGAAGGGTTATGAGCTCGTGCACCCCCGGCTCGCCAGCGGCATCTGGAAGGAGATCTTCAACAGCGACGCCGAGCGGTACGGGGGGAGCAACGTCGGCAACCTCGGCGCGCTGCTCCCTTCACAGGGGAACGGCTTGCGGGTCGTCCTCCCCGCGAGGGGGCTCATCGTTCTCCGGCGTGTGGATGTCTGA
- a CDS encoding RNA polymerase sigma factor, which yields MNRAIERALLGYGPELRRLVGAIVRDDAQAHDAFSTFCECLLKGLPDFRWECSFRTWAQRMARNTCFKLLNAPPQRHPHVSLSEVPVRAAERLSSMRPWQCTTVKNRFRALREQLDPEQQRLLELRVDRRLSWPEVARLMCASEAPVTSELRARQAAALRQQFQRLKAHLRSLALQEGLIPRTEAHA from the coding sequence ATGAACCGGGCCATCGAGCGGGCACTGCTGGGCTATGGGCCGGAGCTCCGCCGGTTGGTAGGCGCCATCGTCCGGGATGACGCTCAGGCCCACGATGCCTTCAGCACCTTCTGCGAATGTCTCCTGAAGGGGCTGCCGGACTTCCGCTGGGAATGCTCCTTCCGGACCTGGGCCCAGCGCATGGCCCGCAACACCTGCTTCAAGCTGCTGAACGCGCCGCCCCAACGACATCCGCACGTCAGCCTGTCGGAGGTGCCCGTGCGGGCCGCCGAGCGGCTCTCCTCCATGCGCCCGTGGCAGTGCACCACGGTCAAGAACCGCTTCCGCGCCCTGCGTGAGCAGCTGGACCCCGAGCAGCAGCGCTTGTTGGAGCTGCGCGTGGACCGGCGGCTCTCGTGGCCGGAGGTGGCGCGGCTGATGTGTGCGTCCGAGGCGCCGGTGACGAGCGAGCTGAGGGCCCGTCAGGCGGCGGCGCTGCGCCAGCAGTTCCAGCGGCTCAAGGCCCACCTGCGCTCCCTGGCGCTCCAGGAGGGACTGATTCCCCGCACCGAGGCGCACGCGTAG
- a CDS encoding low temperature requirement protein A codes for MQPPAALPPQVPTLRTGELAHPERRATWTELFFDLMYVVAIARLAHELKQTPTLLGAAAFAGLFVPVWWSWIGVTFYADRFDSDDTADRLLLALQMLAMAALAVQIHDGTGVNAPGYALAYCVLRLLLVLQYARAWRHIPIARPLTRRYMCGFSLAVLPWLASVFTPPPLRYFLWAAGLVMDLATPLLSRPQQAALPLSPAHLPERFGLFTLIVLGESMVAVVSGVAGQHWAAASVLTAVLSFAFAFGMWWLYFDNVSHSFVHRGRLSGQAWVYIHLLLMMGLTASGAGAERVIASLRGQGVTSAARWLFCAATASCFASLAVILLTSSRPFRLRRRHDLRPELLLTAAGVMLLVAALGEHLPAFALTGSAGGLAVIQFVAAHPRKRASAQRPQL; via the coding sequence GTGCAGCCACCCGCAGCGCTCCCACCGCAGGTCCCCACGCTCCGCACGGGAGAGCTTGCTCACCCGGAGCGCCGGGCCACCTGGACGGAGCTCTTCTTCGACCTGATGTACGTCGTGGCCATCGCGAGGCTGGCGCACGAGCTGAAGCAGACGCCGACACTCCTGGGGGCCGCGGCCTTCGCGGGCCTCTTCGTGCCGGTCTGGTGGTCCTGGATTGGCGTCACCTTCTACGCCGACCGGTTCGACTCGGACGACACCGCCGACCGGCTGCTGCTCGCGCTGCAGATGCTGGCCATGGCGGCGCTCGCCGTGCAGATTCACGACGGCACGGGCGTCAACGCTCCCGGCTACGCGCTGGCCTACTGCGTGCTGCGGCTGCTGCTCGTGCTCCAGTACGCGCGGGCCTGGCGGCACATCCCCATCGCCCGGCCCCTGACACGCAGGTACATGTGTGGCTTCTCGCTCGCGGTGCTGCCGTGGCTCGCCTCGGTCTTCACGCCCCCCCCGCTCCGCTACTTCCTCTGGGCAGCCGGGCTGGTGATGGACCTGGCCACCCCACTCCTCTCGCGGCCCCAGCAGGCGGCGCTGCCGCTGAGCCCCGCGCACCTGCCCGAGCGCTTCGGACTGTTCACCCTCATCGTGCTGGGCGAGTCGATGGTCGCGGTGGTGAGCGGCGTGGCCGGCCAGCACTGGGCCGCCGCCTCCGTGCTGACGGCCGTCCTGTCCTTCGCCTTCGCCTTCGGGATGTGGTGGCTCTACTTCGACAACGTGAGCCACTCCTTCGTCCACAGAGGCCGGCTCTCGGGGCAGGCCTGGGTGTACATCCACCTGCTCCTGATGATGGGGCTGACGGCGAGCGGAGCCGGCGCGGAGAGGGTCATCGCCTCACTGCGCGGCCAGGGCGTCACCAGCGCCGCGCGGTGGCTCTTCTGCGCCGCGACGGCCAGTTGCTTCGCCTCGCTCGCCGTCATCCTGCTTACCTCATCCCGCCCCTTCCGCCTGAGGCGGCGGCACGACCTCCGGCCCGAGTTGCTGCTGACGGCCGCGGGGGTGATGCTGCTGGTCGCCGCGCTGGGTGAGCACCTGCCAGCCTTCGCGCTGACCGGGAGCGCGGGCGGACTCGCCGTCATCCAGTTCGTCGCCGCGCACCCTCGCAAGCGCGCGAGCGCGCAGCGCCCCCAGCTCTGA
- a CDS encoding thiamine pyrophosphate-binding protein, translating to MKRTGCIALLEQLAAEGAGYLFGNPGTVEEGFLDAMRAVPSIQYILCLQESVAVAMADGHARATRRPAFVQLHSGVGLGNGIGMLYQAKRGHSPLVVLTGEAGLAYDAMDAQMACDLVAMARPVTKWATRVVHPGSVLRVLRRAIKIASTPPMGPVFVALPMDVLDALNDEPVIPTPRLDTRSAPEPGAVEALACLLAEADHPLLIMGDGVTASGAQEELTRVAELLGAEVWGANSSEVNMDASHPLYRGLLGHMFGRESTAVVSQADAVLIVGTYVFPEVFPALSGVFRPSARVAHVDLDADEIAKNFPVDLGLVADPKRTLTALAEALPGVMTRAQRTAAEGRMLIAREQREARASDGDGAGMPALLLRELASRVGDEAIVFDEALTCSPEVNRALPARRPGHFFQTRGGSLGVGIPGALGVKLACPDKTVIGFTGDGGSMYTIQALWTAVRHGIDAKFVVCNNGGYRLLDRNLLEYWKERGIPEHPFPGSFDLSSPPLHFVELARAMGVPAARVSTEEEVGPALDLALGTPGPFLIDWVLPRESPAPDVDRRCGQ from the coding sequence ATGAAGAGAACGGGATGCATCGCCCTCCTCGAGCAGCTCGCCGCGGAGGGCGCGGGGTACCTGTTCGGAAACCCCGGCACAGTCGAAGAGGGCTTCCTCGACGCCATGCGCGCCGTGCCCTCAATCCAATACATCCTCTGCCTGCAGGAGTCCGTGGCCGTGGCCATGGCGGATGGCCATGCACGGGCGACCCGGCGGCCCGCCTTCGTCCAGCTCCACTCGGGGGTGGGGCTGGGCAACGGCATCGGGATGCTCTACCAGGCGAAGCGGGGCCACTCACCGCTGGTGGTCCTCACGGGGGAGGCGGGGCTCGCCTACGACGCCATGGACGCGCAGATGGCCTGTGATTTGGTGGCCATGGCCCGCCCGGTCACCAAGTGGGCCACGCGCGTCGTCCATCCGGGCTCGGTGCTGAGGGTCCTCCGGCGGGCCATCAAGATTGCGTCCACGCCGCCCATGGGGCCTGTCTTCGTCGCGCTGCCCATGGATGTGCTCGACGCGCTGAACGACGAGCCCGTCATCCCCACGCCACGGCTCGACACCCGGTCCGCGCCGGAGCCCGGGGCGGTGGAGGCGCTGGCCTGCCTGCTCGCGGAGGCCGACCATCCGTTGCTCATCATGGGAGACGGCGTCACGGCCTCGGGAGCACAGGAGGAGCTCACCCGCGTCGCCGAGCTGCTCGGAGCCGAGGTGTGGGGCGCCAACAGCTCCGAGGTGAACATGGATGCCAGCCATCCGCTGTACCGGGGTCTGCTGGGGCACATGTTCGGCAGGGAGAGCACGGCGGTCGTCTCCCAGGCGGACGCCGTGCTCATCGTCGGCACGTATGTGTTTCCGGAGGTGTTCCCCGCCCTGTCCGGCGTCTTCCGTCCCAGCGCCCGGGTGGCGCATGTCGACCTCGACGCGGATGAGATTGCCAAGAACTTCCCGGTCGACCTGGGCCTCGTGGCAGACCCGAAGCGGACGCTCACGGCGCTCGCGGAGGCGCTGCCGGGAGTCATGACGCGCGCACAGCGGACGGCCGCGGAGGGCCGCATGCTCATCGCCCGGGAGCAACGGGAAGCAAGGGCCTCGGACGGAGACGGCGCCGGAATGCCCGCGCTCCTCCTGCGGGAGCTGGCGAGCCGGGTGGGCGACGAGGCCATCGTCTTCGACGAGGCCCTCACCTGCTCGCCGGAGGTGAACCGGGCCCTGCCGGCTCGCAGGCCCGGACACTTCTTCCAGACGCGCGGCGGCTCGCTCGGGGTGGGGATTCCCGGGGCCCTGGGCGTCAAGCTGGCCTGCCCGGACAAGACAGTCATTGGCTTCACCGGGGATGGCGGGAGCATGTACACCATCCAGGCCCTCTGGACGGCGGTGCGCCACGGCATCGATGCCAAGTTCGTGGTGTGTAACAACGGGGGCTACCGGCTGCTCGACCGCAACCTCCTGGAGTACTGGAAGGAGCGCGGCATCCCCGAGCACCCGTTCCCCGGCTCCTTCGACCTGTCTTCCCCGCCGCTGCACTTCGTGGAGCTCGCGCGCGCCATGGGGGTGCCCGCGGCACGGGTGAGCACGGAGGAGGAGGTGGGCCCCGCGCTCGACCTCGCCCTGGGGACGCCGGGCCCGTTCCTCATCGACTGGGTGCTCCCCCGCGAGTCCCCGGCCCCGGACGTGGACCGCCGCTGCGGGCAGTAG
- a CDS encoding alpha/beta hydrolase — protein MSTIRIRPTHEAAREGNDPSYFQARAPEDQLRANPSRRTPVRFTSEGLSLAGHLYRPPDVTPDTITPGIVMAGPLSSVKEQTVPHYAERLADAGYTVLTFDPRTFGESEGMPRWHQDPNMIIQDITHAVTWMRTRRDVDSEAIGLLGVCMGGGYVVSAAARDKRVKAVASVGGGYDVGGSFQRFMGVEGFAAYCRRVNALVEKQALTGGVQYIPTIAHGLSAEVPVAMMPGDEAYSYYERTAKDDAPTWSYQVTAASLELLFAYNAVVHAPLVAPTPMLIVHGTKDLTLPPELARATYDAAIGPKELVWLETHNHVELYDQRPYVSEACGHLVRWLGAQLGASR, from the coding sequence ATGTCTACGATTCGGATTCGACCGACCCATGAGGCCGCCCGCGAGGGCAATGACCCTTCATACTTCCAGGCGCGGGCGCCAGAGGACCAGCTCCGGGCCAATCCCTCGCGTCGGACGCCGGTGCGCTTCACCAGCGAGGGGCTCAGCCTCGCCGGGCACCTCTACCGCCCGCCCGACGTCACGCCTGACACAATCACCCCTGGCATCGTGATGGCCGGCCCGCTCTCCAGCGTGAAGGAGCAGACCGTACCCCACTACGCCGAGCGCCTGGCCGATGCTGGCTATACGGTGCTCACCTTCGACCCGCGTACCTTCGGCGAGAGCGAGGGGATGCCTCGGTGGCATCAGGACCCCAACATGATCATCCAGGACATCACCCACGCGGTGACCTGGATGCGCACGCGGAGGGATGTCGATTCCGAGGCCATCGGGCTCCTGGGTGTCTGCATGGGCGGCGGGTACGTCGTCTCGGCGGCGGCACGGGACAAACGCGTGAAGGCAGTCGCCAGCGTCGGTGGGGGCTACGACGTCGGGGGGAGCTTCCAGCGCTTCATGGGGGTCGAAGGTTTCGCGGCCTACTGCCGCCGGGTCAATGCGCTGGTCGAGAAGCAGGCGCTCACGGGCGGGGTGCAATACATCCCCACGATTGCCCACGGCCTGTCCGCCGAGGTGCCTGTCGCGATGATGCCGGGTGACGAGGCGTACAGCTATTACGAGCGCACGGCCAAAGATGATGCGCCGACCTGGTCCTATCAAGTCACTGCGGCGAGCCTCGAGCTCCTCTTCGCCTACAACGCTGTCGTGCACGCGCCGCTGGTGGCTCCGACGCCGATGCTCATCGTGCATGGCACGAAGGACCTGACGCTTCCGCCCGAGCTCGCGCGGGCGACCTACGACGCGGCAATCGGTCCGAAGGAGCTCGTATGGCTCGAGACGCACAACCACGTCGAGCTGTACGACCAGCGGCCGTATGTGAGCGAGGCGTGCGGACATCTCGTCCGCTGGCTCGGGGCGCAGCTCGGAGCGTCCAGGTAG
- a CDS encoding ester cyclase, with amino-acid sequence MSEENKAIVRRFYEEVMNHGRVDVLDEIMTPDFKDHGETLLGSPTGREVLKQGITGTRQILEGLTVHLHQIHAEGNLVGVRGRMSCVHRGTFFGVPGTGNALSWAGLAMFRIQEGRIAERWFNSDSLSIVQQLGITTPLAQAAPVTGAPARSSSEGSLPAPDAASRTRASASIEDVRRLAVALGDPDATVLSRTLDELLAPGFVLHGEAGSPRVMGRESLERVLLSFKEAFTDVEVTLEASVTEGNAVMAHLRLGCIQRREWMGSPVTGKPLTWTLTLLAVRSGEGLSEGWMLQDRLGLFEQLGLMPHIPGQGG; translated from the coding sequence ATGTCTGAAGAGAACAAGGCCATCGTTCGTCGGTTCTACGAAGAGGTCATGAACCACGGCCGGGTGGACGTGCTCGACGAAATCATGACTCCGGACTTCAAGGACCATGGCGAGACGTTGCTCGGCAGCCCAACCGGTCGCGAGGTGCTGAAGCAGGGAATCACCGGCACACGGCAGATTCTCGAGGGGCTCACCGTCCACCTCCACCAGATTCACGCCGAGGGCAATCTGGTGGGCGTTCGTGGCCGGATGAGCTGCGTTCACCGGGGCACGTTCTTCGGCGTACCGGGGACGGGCAACGCGCTGTCGTGGGCAGGGCTCGCGATGTTTCGCATCCAGGAGGGCCGGATTGCCGAGCGCTGGTTCAACTCGGACAGCCTGAGCATCGTCCAGCAACTGGGCATCACGACGCCGCTCGCGCAGGCCGCTCCGGTGACCGGCGCGCCCGCGAGGTCCTCGAGCGAGGGGAGCCTGCCTGCCCCCGACGCCGCGTCACGGACGCGTGCGTCCGCGAGCATCGAAGACGTGCGCAGGCTCGCCGTGGCGCTCGGCGACCCGGATGCAACCGTCCTGTCGCGCACGCTGGACGAGCTGCTCGCACCGGGCTTCGTGCTGCATGGAGAGGCGGGCTCACCGCGCGTCATGGGCCGTGAGTCCCTCGAGCGGGTGCTCCTCTCCTTCAAGGAAGCGTTCACCGATGTCGAGGTGACGCTCGAGGCGAGCGTCACCGAAGGCAATGCGGTGATGGCGCACCTGCGGCTCGGCTGCATCCAGCGGCGTGAGTGGATGGGCTCGCCTGTCACGGGCAAGCCGCTCACCTGGACCCTGACCCTCCTCGCCGTCCGGTCCGGAGAGGGGCTGTCCGAGGGCTGGATGCTCCAGGACCGATTGGGCCTGTTCGAGCAGCTCGGCCTGATGCCTCACATCCCCGGCCAGGGTGGATAG
- a CDS encoding DUF7151 family protein → MPDTVRSVPFHPRLAQARSGPWLHLALGLLLGVTACSKPEGAWMEVPGEEPSSLNCPHGARVLLSGRDDNENGRLDEDEVRERTRTCASPVPLSATREEPPGEHCEHGGTALQSGLDVDGDGALAPAEVTSVQYVCERAAPTLLSRVRSEPAGENCPTGGSAVESGLDVDGDGELSREEVTTTRHVCGVRALLRVAAEPPGERCPVGGTVAQSGPDLDGDGALDDAEVESTRYVCDARALTRVDVEPPGPRCPGGGAVVHTGGDTNGDGVLQNEEVRSSETLCERVIDGDVRVSTQLELASLQDVTVITGSLYIAGRGVVNVELPAEARGRSSGALLPPGGSQPVVAGARVRSLRPRLGQPPAGPGVAAGAGADHLRLDCAERRAGGGRPRGPDDGGQLRGQGQPAARVAECSAPLVGG, encoded by the coding sequence ATGCCTGACACCGTTCGCTCCGTCCCGTTCCACCCGCGGCTGGCCCAGGCGCGGAGCGGCCCCTGGCTGCACCTGGCCCTGGGGCTCCTCCTGGGCGTCACCGCCTGCAGTAAGCCTGAAGGGGCGTGGATGGAGGTGCCCGGGGAAGAGCCCTCCAGCCTGAACTGCCCCCATGGCGCACGCGTGCTGCTCTCGGGCCGGGACGACAATGAGAATGGCCGGCTCGACGAGGACGAGGTCCGCGAGCGGACCCGGACCTGCGCATCCCCGGTGCCCCTGTCCGCGACACGCGAGGAGCCCCCTGGCGAGCACTGCGAGCACGGAGGGACCGCCCTCCAGAGTGGCCTGGATGTCGACGGGGACGGCGCGCTCGCACCCGCCGAGGTGACCTCCGTCCAATATGTCTGTGAGCGTGCCGCCCCCACACTGCTGAGCCGCGTGCGCAGCGAGCCCGCGGGAGAGAACTGCCCCACGGGGGGCTCGGCCGTGGAGAGCGGCCTGGACGTGGACGGTGACGGGGAGCTGTCCCGGGAAGAGGTGACCACGACGCGCCATGTCTGCGGCGTGCGCGCGCTGCTGCGCGTGGCCGCCGAGCCCCCCGGGGAGCGGTGCCCGGTGGGCGGCACCGTCGCGCAGAGCGGACCGGACCTGGATGGAGACGGCGCGCTGGACGACGCGGAGGTGGAGTCCACGCGGTACGTCTGCGACGCCCGCGCGCTGACCCGGGTGGACGTGGAGCCCCCGGGCCCGCGCTGCCCGGGAGGCGGCGCGGTGGTGCACACCGGAGGCGACACCAATGGTGACGGGGTCCTCCAGAACGAGGAGGTCCGCTCGTCGGAGACCCTCTGTGAGCGCGTCATCGACGGGGACGTGAGGGTCTCCACCCAGCTCGAGCTCGCGAGCCTCCAGGACGTGACGGTCATCACCGGCAGCCTGTACATCGCGGGTCGTGGCGTGGTGAACGTGGAGCTGCCCGCTGAAGCTCGTGGGCGGAGCAGTGGAGCTCTCCTCCCTCCAGGAGGCTCGCAACCTGTCGTTGCCGGCGCTCGGGTCCGCTCACTCCGTCCGCGTCTCGGACAACCCCCTGCTGGACCGGGTGTCGCTGCCGGCGCTGGCGCAGACCACCTACGTCTCGATTGCGCGGAACGCCGCGCTGGAGGCGGTCGACCTCGAGGCCCTGACGATGGTGGGCAACTTCGAGGTCAGGGACAACCCGCGGCTCGCGTGGCTGAATGCTCCGCGCCTCTGGTGGGCGGATGA